A window of SAR202 cluster bacterium contains these coding sequences:
- a CDS encoding DUF1501 domain-containing protein: MAKKDPVLAVFQLTGGNDYFNTIIPLNKYGKYRDYRTTVYIPENEAVRIDDNYGLHPEMAPLKKFWDEGKMAIIHGIGYENSPRSHFRSMDIWHTCEPTKVGTEGWVGRGIKQLDPKKDNVLTGVNFGQGLPRAMAMPGVPVASVSDIENYGVLTGINGEEQRKRALERFARVYSPAIGRGPVMDYLGQTGLDALKGADILKVAPQMYKSGVEYANTPIAKKFRAMAMVHLANLGTRFLYTQHASFDTHASQMPGHKQLWKDSARAVADFFADLREHKASDNVVLVMFTEFGRRVRDNGSGTDHGAGGVAIAIGEGVKGGHYSEYPSMEEKDLQEGDLAPNYDFRGFYTSLLEQHMKMDSKSVVGGAFEQLPFIRK, encoded by the coding sequence ATGGCAAAGAAAGACCCAGTGTTGGCAGTGTTCCAGCTCACCGGCGGCAACGACTACTTCAACACCATCATTCCCCTAAACAAATACGGCAAGTACCGCGACTACCGCACCACCGTCTATATCCCGGAGAACGAGGCGGTGCGCATTGACGACAATTACGGGCTGCACCCTGAGATGGCGCCGCTTAAGAAGTTCTGGGACGAAGGGAAGATGGCCATTATCCACGGGATAGGCTATGAGAACTCCCCCCGTTCCCACTTCCGCTCCATGGACATCTGGCACACGTGCGAACCCACCAAGGTGGGGACCGAGGGCTGGGTGGGAAGAGGCATCAAGCAGCTGGACCCCAAAAAGGACAACGTTCTGACCGGTGTGAACTTCGGCCAGGGGCTGCCCCGCGCCATGGCTATGCCCGGGGTGCCGGTAGCCAGCGTGTCCGACATCGAGAACTACGGGGTGCTCACCGGCATCAACGGAGAGGAGCAGAGGAAGCGGGCCTTGGAGCGCTTCGCCCGGGTCTACTCCCCTGCCATAGGAAGGGGCCCTGTGATGGACTACCTGGGCCAGACGGGCCTTGACGCCTTAAAGGGCGCGGACATTCTCAAGGTGGCCCCGCAGATGTACAAAAGCGGGGTGGAGTACGCCAACACCCCCATAGCCAAGAAGTTCCGCGCCATGGCCATGGTGCACCTGGCTAATCTGGGGACGCGGTTCCTTTACACCCAGCACGCCAGCTTCGACACCCACGCCTCGCAGATGCCCGGGCACAAGCAGCTGTGGAAGGACTCGGCCCGGGCGGTGGCGGACTTTTTCGCCGACCTCAGGGAGCACAAGGCCTCGGACAACGTGGTCCTGGTCATGTTCACGGAGTTCGGGCGGAGGGTGCGGGACAACGGCTCAGGGACGGACCATGGGGCTGGCGGAGTGGCCATAGCCATAGGGGAGGGCGTGAAGGGCGGGCACTACTCCGAGTACCCGTCCATGGAGGAGAAGGACCTGCAGGAAGGAGACCTGGCCCCCAATTACGACTTCCGTGGCTTCTACACCTCCCTTTTGGAGCAGCACATGAAGATGGACTCCAAGTCCGTCGTCGGCGGCGCTTTCGAGCAGCTCCCCTTTATCAGAAAGTAA